The following is a genomic window from Geminicoccaceae bacterium.
CGGCTGACGACGGCCGAGATCGTATATCATCTGCCCGATCATCCCGGCGTGTTGCAGAGCTTCGTCTGGCAGCATTACGATATTGCACCGCGTTATCCCGAACTGCATCGTTTTCTCGATTTCTGGTGCGAGAACATCGAGGGTCGCCTGCACACCGTGACCGTCGCGCGCAAGCAGCTCGTCGGACCGGCGACAACCATTCACGCATCGGGAATGTGGAACCTGCACTGATAAGATTCCGCCCCCGTTGGCGCATGTCCGGGAGACGGGCGGCAATGGAGCATGGAGATGGGCGCCGCGGGACGGTGTCGAGCCTGCGCGGCACCCGGTCGGCAAAGGTTCAGGCCGCGAGGACCCGCGTCAGCGCCTCGTCATAGAGCGATTCCACTTCCTCGCCCTTGTAGATCAGGGTTTCGCAGCGGGCGAGAACCTCGGGCGGGGGGTAGATGGCCGGATTGTCCCGGTCGGATTCCGGAATGTACTGCATGGCCGCCGCATTGGGGCAGGCATACTGGATGTATTCCGCAATCGAGGCATGGACCTGCGCATCGAGGATGTAGTTGATCCACTCCAGCGCTTCTTCGACATGTGGCGCATCCTTGGGAATGGCCATGGTATCTTCCCAGATGTTGCTTCCCTCCTCGGGCACCACATAGTTGAGGTCGTCGTCTTCGGCCATCACTTGCAGGATGTCGCCCGACCATTCGTGCGCGGCGTCGACCTCGCCCGAGATCAGCAGATCCTGTCCGGTATCCGGGGTGAAAGTCTTGACCTGGCTTTTGACTTCGATGAGG
Proteins encoded in this region:
- a CDS encoding Usg family protein → MQLQLKGYRLTTAEIVYHLPDHPGVLQSFVWQHYDIAPRYPELHRFLDFWCENIEGRLHTVTVARKQLVGPATTIHASGMWNLH